A single region of the Ctenopharyngodon idella isolate HZGC_01 chromosome 21, HZGC01, whole genome shotgun sequence genome encodes:
- the rpl35 gene encoding 60S ribosomal protein L35 isoform X1: protein MAKIKARDLRGKKKEELLKQLDDLKVELSQLRVAKVTGGAASKLSKIRVVRKSIARVLTVINQTQKENLRKFYKGKKYKPLDLRPRKTRAIRRQLTKHEQNLMTKKMQRKSRLYSIRKFAIKA, encoded by the exons ATG gcaaagaTCAAGGCCAGAGACCTGCGCGGAAAGAAAAAGGAGGAGCTGCTGAAACAGCTGGATGATCTGAAGGTGGAACTTTCCCAGCTCCGCGTTGCCAAGGTTACTGGTGGAGCTGCCTCCAAACTCTCTAAGAT CCGCGTTGTCCGCAAGTCCATCGCTAGAGTCCTCACAGTTATCAACCAGACACAGAAGGAGAATTTGAGGAAGTTTTACAAG GGTAAGAAGTACAAGCCTTTGGACCTGAGGCCCAGGAAGACCCGCGCCATCCGTCGTCAGCTGACAAAACACGAGCAGAACCTGATGACCAAGAAGATGCAGAGGAAGTCTCGCCTCTACTCCATTCGCAAATTCGCCATCAAGGCTTAA
- the rpl35 gene encoding 60S ribosomal protein L35 isoform X2 — protein MAKIKARDLRGKKKEELLKQLDDLKVELSQLRVAKVTGGAASKLSKIRVVRKSIARVLTVINQTQKENLRKFYKGKKYKPLDLRPRKTRAIRRQLTKHEQNLMTKKMQRKSRLYSIRKFAIKA, from the exons gcaaagaTCAAGGCCAGAGACCTGCGCGGAAAGAAAAAGGAGGAGCTGCTGAAACAGCTGGATGATCTGAAGGTGGAACTTTCCCAGCTCCGCGTTGCCAAGGTTACTGGTGGAGCTGCCTCCAAACTCTCTAAGAT CCGCGTTGTCCGCAAGTCCATCGCTAGAGTCCTCACAGTTATCAACCAGACACAGAAGGAGAATTTGAGGAAGTTTTACAAG GGTAAGAAGTACAAGCCTTTGGACCTGAGGCCCAGGAAGACCCGCGCCATCCGTCGTCAGCTGACAAAACACGAGCAGAACCTGATGACCAAGAAGATGCAGAGGAAGTCTCGCCTCTACTCCATTCGCAAATTCGCCATCAAGGCTTAA
- the LOC127503748 gene encoding proteinase-activated receptor 3: MSFSVMGKVFLFVLITILLNATQAKGTKAWENKRNNTVIARPRTFKGNAIPVNVPLPPNRTTDLQTRVVPSAVVVVENLEVELRSNNTAKYLRGPLSKCFIPAVYIIAIVVGIPANIAILVTVRTKVRVVSSAILYCSLAVSDLLLLFSLLLKTHYHLSGNHWIFGETACRITTACFYGNLYCSAFTLAYISIKRYLAVVYPFLYKSLPKRTFSTWGCLTVWIVFFIALLPEILVQQSYRIAHLEITTCHDVLPDNIDYYQWLVYYNLGLTCVGFFLPLVVTVACYTSIVWHLNRSHRDWALYIKASTFNLIIFVLCFGPSSCFHFVHYVLLSVSTTESFYIYFSVAVCLCCLHSALDPFLFVIMSRTVGTKRYFLTRKGRALSIST; this comes from the exons ATGTCTTTCTCAGTCATgggaaaagtttttcttttcgtTTTGATCACAATTCTTCTGAACGCGACCCAGGCTAAAG GAACGAAGGCCTGGGAGAACAAACGAAACAACACTGTCATCGCCAGACCGAGGACTTTTAAAGGAAACGCGATCCCAGTTAACGTCCCTCTTCCTCCTAATCGAACAACAGACCTGCAAACACGTGTCGTCCCGTCTGCCGTGGTTGTTGTGGAGAATTTGGAAGTGGAGTTACGCAGCAACAACACGGCAAAGTACCTCCGAGGTCCTCTGAGCAAGTGCTTCATCCCAGCTGTCTACATCATAGCCATCGTTGTCGGCATTCCTGCCAATATCGCCATTTTGGTCACTGTTAGAACCAAAGTGAGGGTCGTTTCATCTGCAATTTTGTACTGCAGCTTAGCGGTGTCCGACTTGCTGCTGTTGTTCAGCCTGTTGCTGAAGACACACTATCATCTCAGTGGGAACCATTGGATTTTTGGTGAAACCGCCTGCCGTATCACAACCGCCTGCTTTTACGGCAACCTTTACTGCTCAGCTTTTACACTAGCGTACATTAGTATCAAGCGCTACCTAGCCGTGGTTTATCCTTTTCTCTATAAGAGTTTGCCAAAGCGCACATTCAGCACCTGGGGTTGCTTAACTGTTTGGATTGTGTTTTTTATCGCCCTACTCCCGGAAATTCTAGTGCAACAAAGCTACCGCATCGCACATCTCGAAATAACCACATGCCATGATGTTCTTCCTGACAACATAGATTACTACCAGTGGCTTGTCTATTATAACCTTGGCCTCACCTGTGTAGGGTTTTTTCTGCCCCTAGTGGTGACAGTAGCATGTTACACTTCCATCGTCTGGCACCTGAACCGCTCACACCGAGACTGGGCTCTTTACATCAAAGCTAGCACGTTTAACTTAATTATTTTTGTCCTGTGCTTCGGCCCAAGCAGCTGTTTTCATTTTGTGCATTACGTCCTGCTGTCTGTTAGCACCACAGAGAGTTTCTACATCTACTTCAGTGTGGCCGTGTGTCTTTGTTGCCTGCATAGCGCTCTGGATCCGTTTCTGTTCGTGATCATGTCCAGGACTGTCGGAACCAAACGCTACTTTCTTACACGCAAAGGACGTGCGCTTAGCATCTCTAcataa
- the LOC127503779 gene encoding cytochrome b-c1 complex subunit 9: MALARSVYNLLFRRTSTFAITIMVGAVVFERVFDQAGDAIFDNINRGKLWKHIKHNYEVKDE; the protein is encoded by the exons ATGGCGCTCGCAAGAAGTGTCTACAATCTGCTCTTCAGAAGAACGTCAACTTTCGCCATAACCATCATGGTGGGAGCTGTTGTCTTCGAGAGGGTGTTTGATCAGGCTGGAGATGCGATATTTGATAACATAAATCGGGGG AAACTCTGGAAACACATCAAACACAATTATGAAGTAAAGGATGAATAA
- the wdr38 gene encoding WD repeat-containing protein 38, translating into MWRHPSEDFSLSNIRYFSRHKGEVNCCTFSPDCQILLTCCDDGRLYLWNATSAKHLATVSGHSGPVKSCVFSTDGQLFASASHDCTVRIWCSFSTKCTHILTAHTRSVETVSFSPDGQWLLSGGWDNRALLWRVQCGEMVEELRGHTAAVQSSAFSSDSQCVATGSWDRTVRVWKLHDEKEVVVLQGHLGNVACLCFSITGMLASGSWDGTVRVWLPMRHACLFVLGGCERVWVRSLAFSIDGRVLASAAEGDMVRIWDTTTGACLKRLQGHKDSAFGCVFSPGGELLVSGSEQLDEERDEENSTEEKQDNIDDSYTILDIT; encoded by the exons ATGTGGCGTCATCCCTCAGAGGACTTCAGCTTGTCCAACATTAGATATTTTTCCAGACACAAAGGAGAG GTGAACTGCTGCACATTCTCACCTGATTGTCAGATTCTGCTCACATGCTGTGATGATGGCAGACTGTACCTGTGGAACGCCACCAGTGCAAAACACCTGGCCACGGTCAGTGGACACTCAG GTCCAGTGAAATCGTGTGTTTTCTCCACGGATGGTCAGCTGTTTGCGAGCGCGTCTCATGACTGTACCGTCAGAATCTGGTGCAGCTTCAGcacaaaatgcacacacatactgaCAG CTCACACGCGGAGTGTGGAGACGGTGAGCTTCAGTCCGGACGGTCAGTGGCTGCTGTCGGGTGGATGGGACAACAGGGCGCTGCTCTGGAGAGTTCAG TGTGGTGAGATGGTCGAGGAGTTGCGGGGTCACACTGCAGCTGTCCAAAGCAGCGCCTTCTCATCAGACTCGCAGTGTGTG GCCACGGGCTCCTGGGATCGGACCGTGAGAGTGTGGAAACTTCATGATGAAAAGGAGGTTGTGGTATTACAGGGGCACCTGGGAAATGTGGCCTGTCTCTGTTTCTCTATCACTGGGATGCTG gccTCAGGCTCATGGGACGGCACAGTGCGCGTGTGGTTGCCGATGCGTCATGCGTGTCTGTTTGTTTTGGGAGGCTGTGAGCGCGTGTGGGTCAGGAGTCTGGCCTTCTCCATAGACGGACGGGTTTTAGCATCCGCCGCTGAAGGCGACATg GTGAGGATCTGGGATACGACCACTGGAGCATGTCTGAAGAGGCTGCAG ggtcATAAGGACTCAGCATTTGGCTGTGTGTTCAGTCCCGGCGGGGAGCTACTTGTCAGCGGCTCTGAGCAGCTGGATGAAGAAAGGGATGAAGAAAACAGCACAGAGGAGAAACAGGACAATATAGATGACAGCTATACCATCTTAGATATTACATAA